One stretch of Mus pahari chromosome 5, PAHARI_EIJ_v1.1, whole genome shotgun sequence DNA includes these proteins:
- the Rufy4 gene encoding RUN and FYVE domain-containing protein 4 isoform X1, whose product MADKGTILKLGRSLKNAVSAILQGYGDGQGPVTDTSAELHRLCGCLELLLQFDRKEQRSFLGARKDYWDFLFTALRRQRGYTEQMSFICSQDKLKTSLGKGRAFIRLCLAHGQLAEAMQLCLLNPKLTREWYGPRSPLLCPELREDILDSLYALNGVAFDLDLQRPDLDEAWPMFSESSQTRERRPRKPKGFPEEVRYSRGEQEPDPGGTSCLQDATREDRPPDLCAPSQPSHLPTFLEEKREDSRSLCCPQSTWETEREGFQLDQKEGGPKPRKFLENSRASIQQQRGRAKDVQMQLTGRKDEGKGSLSGTEGQRPTEGIQKRAADWDLGQGLLAPSLQGREEDAELGYRYEWDQPDVLRQSWVLGTKKSSPMEKPQEWTGVTSVTVQEDRSEVSLQQEVIKVPVYCLLSSLTCSQGSTEVACGHSSPQISDPGYGLQLAEEQAQCQAQLRAQEAELQALQEQLSRCQEERALLQTKLEQKQQEAERRDAMYQKELEGQRDLVQAMKRRVLELIHEKDLQWQRLQQLSTVAPGHCVGCNKVFRRLSRRYPCRLCGGLVCHACSADYKKRERCCPACAQQEENQVT is encoded by the exons ATGGCAGACAAGGGGACCATCCTTAAGCTCGGCAGGAGCCTGAAAA ATGCAGTCTCTGCCATCCTCCAGGGATATGGGGACGGGCAGGGGCCAGTGACAGACACCAGCGCTGAGCTACACAGACTCTGTGGCTGCCTGGAGCTGCTACTGCAG TTTGATCGGAAAGAGCAGAGGAGCTTCCTGGGGGCCCGGAAGGATTACTGGGACTTCCTATTCACTGCCCTTCGACGGCAACGGGGATATACAGAGCAGATGAGCTTCATATGCTCACAGGACAAG CTGAAGACCTCACTAGGAAAAGGCCGTGCCTTTATCCGACTCTGCCTTGCCCACGGCCAGCTGGCTGAGGCGATGCAGCTGTGCCTCCTGAACCCAAAACTCACCAG GGAATGGTATGGCCCTCGGAGCCCTCTGTTGTGCCCTGAGCTCCGGGAAGACATCTTGGACTCTCTCTATGCCCTCAATGGAGTTGCCTTCGACCTGGACCTGCAGCGGCCAGACCTGGATGAAGCCTGGCCCATGTTCTCAGA GTCCAGCCAGACCCGGGAAAGAAGACCCAGGAAACCCAAAGGTTTTCCAGAGGAG GTGAGATACTCCAGGGGAGAACAGGAGCCAGACCCTGGAGGAACCAGCTGTCTGCAGGATGCAACCAGAGAAGACCGCCCACCTGACCTGTGTGCCCCCTCGCAGCCAAGCCATCTTCCCACCTTtctggaagagaagagggaggattCCAGAAGCCTCTGTTGTCCCCagagcacttgggaaacagaaagggaaggatTTCAGCTAGACCAGAAGGAGGGAGGCCCAAAGCCCAGGAAATTCCTGGAAAACTCAAGAGCCAGCATCCAGCAACAGAGGGGCAGGGCAAAGGATGTTCAAATGCAGCtgacaggaaggaaagatgaaggaaaaggaagtcTGTCAGGGACAGAAGGTCAGAGACCAACCGAAGGGATCCAGAAAAGGGCAGCAGATTGGGACCTTGGCCAGGGGCTGCTGGCCCCCAGTcttcagggaagggaagaagatgcAGAGTTAGGATACAGGTATGAGTGGGATCAGCCTGATGTTCTCAGGCAatcctgggtcctgggaacaaAGAAAAGTTCTCCCATGGAGAAGCCACAAGAGTGGACAGGAGTGACCAGTGTAACCGTGCAGGAGGATCGGTCAGAAGTGTCCTTGCAGCAGGAAGTGATCAAGGTACCTGTCTATTGTCTCCTCTCTAGCCTGACCTGCAGCCAAGGATCTACAGAGGTAGCCTGTGGTCATTCCAGCCCACAGATCAGT GACCCCGGGTATGGGCTTCAGCTGGCAGAGGAACAGGCCCAGTGCCAGGCGCAGCTGCGGGCACAGGAAGCAGAACTTCAGGCACTCCAGGAGCAGCTCAGCAG GTGTCAGGAAGAAAGAGCCCTGTTGCAAACGAAGCTGGAGCAGAAAcagcaggaggctgagagaagGGACGCCATGTATCAGAAGGAGCTTGAAGGGCAGAGGGACCTGGTCCAGGCCATGAAAAGGAGGGTGTTGGAACTGATTCA TGAGAAGGACCTTCAATGGCAGAGACTTCAGCAGCTGTCTACAGTGGCCCCTGGACACTGCGTGGGCTGCAACAAGGTCTTCAGGCGTCTGTCTCGGCGGTATCCTTGCAG GCTCTGTGGAGGCCTGGTTTGCCACGCCTGCTCTGCAGACTATAAGAAGAGAGAGCGTTGCTGCCCAGCCTGTGCCCAGCAGGAAGAAAACCAGGTCACCTGA
- the Rufy4 gene encoding RUN and FYVE domain-containing protein 4 isoform X3, producing the protein MADKGTILKLGRSLKNAVSAILQGYGDGQGPVTDTSAELHRLCGCLELLLQFDRKEQRSFLGARKDYWDFLFTALRRQRGYTEQMSFICSQDKLKTSLGKGRAFIRLCLAHGQLAEAMQLCLLNPKLTREWYGPRSPLLCPELREDILDSLYALNGVAFDLDLQRPDLDEAWPMFSESSQTRERRPRKPKGFPEEVRYSRGEQEPDPGGTSCLQDATREDRPPDLCAPSQPSHLPTFLEEKREDSRSLCCPQSTWETEREGFQLDQKEGGPKPRKFLENSRASIQQQRGRAKDVQMQLTGRKDEGKGSLSGTEGQRPTEGIQKRAADWDLGQGLLAPSLQGREEDAELGYSLTCSQGSTEVACGHSSPQISDPGYGLQLAEEQAQCQAQLRAQEAELQALQEQLSRCQEERALLQTKLEQKQQEAERRDAMYQKELEGQRDLVQAMKRRVLELIHEKDLQWQRLQQLSTVAPGHCVGCNKVFRRLSRRYPCRLCGGLVCHACSADYKKRERCCPACAQQEENQVT; encoded by the exons ATGGCAGACAAGGGGACCATCCTTAAGCTCGGCAGGAGCCTGAAAA ATGCAGTCTCTGCCATCCTCCAGGGATATGGGGACGGGCAGGGGCCAGTGACAGACACCAGCGCTGAGCTACACAGACTCTGTGGCTGCCTGGAGCTGCTACTGCAG TTTGATCGGAAAGAGCAGAGGAGCTTCCTGGGGGCCCGGAAGGATTACTGGGACTTCCTATTCACTGCCCTTCGACGGCAACGGGGATATACAGAGCAGATGAGCTTCATATGCTCACAGGACAAG CTGAAGACCTCACTAGGAAAAGGCCGTGCCTTTATCCGACTCTGCCTTGCCCACGGCCAGCTGGCTGAGGCGATGCAGCTGTGCCTCCTGAACCCAAAACTCACCAG GGAATGGTATGGCCCTCGGAGCCCTCTGTTGTGCCCTGAGCTCCGGGAAGACATCTTGGACTCTCTCTATGCCCTCAATGGAGTTGCCTTCGACCTGGACCTGCAGCGGCCAGACCTGGATGAAGCCTGGCCCATGTTCTCAGA GTCCAGCCAGACCCGGGAAAGAAGACCCAGGAAACCCAAAGGTTTTCCAGAGGAG GTGAGATACTCCAGGGGAGAACAGGAGCCAGACCCTGGAGGAACCAGCTGTCTGCAGGATGCAACCAGAGAAGACCGCCCACCTGACCTGTGTGCCCCCTCGCAGCCAAGCCATCTTCCCACCTTtctggaagagaagagggaggattCCAGAAGCCTCTGTTGTCCCCagagcacttgggaaacagaaagggaaggatTTCAGCTAGACCAGAAGGAGGGAGGCCCAAAGCCCAGGAAATTCCTGGAAAACTCAAGAGCCAGCATCCAGCAACAGAGGGGCAGGGCAAAGGATGTTCAAATGCAGCtgacaggaaggaaagatgaaggaaaaggaagtcTGTCAGGGACAGAAGGTCAGAGACCAACCGAAGGGATCCAGAAAAGGGCAGCAGATTGGGACCTTGGCCAGGGGCTGCTGGCCCCCAGTcttcagggaagggaagaagatgcAGAGTTAGGATACAG CCTGACCTGCAGCCAAGGATCTACAGAGGTAGCCTGTGGTCATTCCAGCCCACAGATCAGT GACCCCGGGTATGGGCTTCAGCTGGCAGAGGAACAGGCCCAGTGCCAGGCGCAGCTGCGGGCACAGGAAGCAGAACTTCAGGCACTCCAGGAGCAGCTCAGCAG GTGTCAGGAAGAAAGAGCCCTGTTGCAAACGAAGCTGGAGCAGAAAcagcaggaggctgagagaagGGACGCCATGTATCAGAAGGAGCTTGAAGGGCAGAGGGACCTGGTCCAGGCCATGAAAAGGAGGGTGTTGGAACTGATTCA TGAGAAGGACCTTCAATGGCAGAGACTTCAGCAGCTGTCTACAGTGGCCCCTGGACACTGCGTGGGCTGCAACAAGGTCTTCAGGCGTCTGTCTCGGCGGTATCCTTGCAG GCTCTGTGGAGGCCTGGTTTGCCACGCCTGCTCTGCAGACTATAAGAAGAGAGAGCGTTGCTGCCCAGCCTGTGCCCAGCAGGAAGAAAACCAGGTCACCTGA
- the Rufy4 gene encoding RUN and FYVE domain-containing protein 4 isoform X2, with amino-acid sequence MADKGTILKLGRSLKNAVSAILQGYGDGQGPVTDTSAELHRLCGCLELLLQFDRKEQRSFLGARKDYWDFLFTALRRQRGYTEQMSFICSQDKLKTSLGKGRAFIRLCLAHGQLAEAMQLCLLNPKLTREWYGPRSPLLCPELREDILDSLYALNGVAFDLDLQRPDLDEAWPMFSESSQTRERRPRKPKGFPEEVRYSRGEQEPDPGGTSCLQDATREDRPPDLCAPSQPSHLPTFLEEKREDSRSLCCPQSTWETEREGFQLDQKEGGPKPRKFLENSRASIQQQRGRAKDVQMQLTGRKDEGKGSLSGTEGQRPTEGIQKRAADWDLGQGLLAPSLQGREEDAELGYRYEWDQPDVLRQSWVLGTKKSSPMEKPQEWTGVTSVTVQEDRSEVSLQQEVIKDPGYGLQLAEEQAQCQAQLRAQEAELQALQEQLSRCQEERALLQTKLEQKQQEAERRDAMYQKELEGQRDLVQAMKRRVLELIHEKDLQWQRLQQLSTVAPGHCVGCNKVFRRLSRRYPCRLCGGLVCHACSADYKKRERCCPACAQQEENQVT; translated from the exons ATGGCAGACAAGGGGACCATCCTTAAGCTCGGCAGGAGCCTGAAAA ATGCAGTCTCTGCCATCCTCCAGGGATATGGGGACGGGCAGGGGCCAGTGACAGACACCAGCGCTGAGCTACACAGACTCTGTGGCTGCCTGGAGCTGCTACTGCAG TTTGATCGGAAAGAGCAGAGGAGCTTCCTGGGGGCCCGGAAGGATTACTGGGACTTCCTATTCACTGCCCTTCGACGGCAACGGGGATATACAGAGCAGATGAGCTTCATATGCTCACAGGACAAG CTGAAGACCTCACTAGGAAAAGGCCGTGCCTTTATCCGACTCTGCCTTGCCCACGGCCAGCTGGCTGAGGCGATGCAGCTGTGCCTCCTGAACCCAAAACTCACCAG GGAATGGTATGGCCCTCGGAGCCCTCTGTTGTGCCCTGAGCTCCGGGAAGACATCTTGGACTCTCTCTATGCCCTCAATGGAGTTGCCTTCGACCTGGACCTGCAGCGGCCAGACCTGGATGAAGCCTGGCCCATGTTCTCAGA GTCCAGCCAGACCCGGGAAAGAAGACCCAGGAAACCCAAAGGTTTTCCAGAGGAG GTGAGATACTCCAGGGGAGAACAGGAGCCAGACCCTGGAGGAACCAGCTGTCTGCAGGATGCAACCAGAGAAGACCGCCCACCTGACCTGTGTGCCCCCTCGCAGCCAAGCCATCTTCCCACCTTtctggaagagaagagggaggattCCAGAAGCCTCTGTTGTCCCCagagcacttgggaaacagaaagggaaggatTTCAGCTAGACCAGAAGGAGGGAGGCCCAAAGCCCAGGAAATTCCTGGAAAACTCAAGAGCCAGCATCCAGCAACAGAGGGGCAGGGCAAAGGATGTTCAAATGCAGCtgacaggaaggaaagatgaaggaaaaggaagtcTGTCAGGGACAGAAGGTCAGAGACCAACCGAAGGGATCCAGAAAAGGGCAGCAGATTGGGACCTTGGCCAGGGGCTGCTGGCCCCCAGTcttcagggaagggaagaagatgcAGAGTTAGGATACAGGTATGAGTGGGATCAGCCTGATGTTCTCAGGCAatcctgggtcctgggaacaaAGAAAAGTTCTCCCATGGAGAAGCCACAAGAGTGGACAGGAGTGACCAGTGTAACCGTGCAGGAGGATCGGTCAGAAGTGTCCTTGCAGCAGGAAGTGATCAAG GACCCCGGGTATGGGCTTCAGCTGGCAGAGGAACAGGCCCAGTGCCAGGCGCAGCTGCGGGCACAGGAAGCAGAACTTCAGGCACTCCAGGAGCAGCTCAGCAG GTGTCAGGAAGAAAGAGCCCTGTTGCAAACGAAGCTGGAGCAGAAAcagcaggaggctgagagaagGGACGCCATGTATCAGAAGGAGCTTGAAGGGCAGAGGGACCTGGTCCAGGCCATGAAAAGGAGGGTGTTGGAACTGATTCA TGAGAAGGACCTTCAATGGCAGAGACTTCAGCAGCTGTCTACAGTGGCCCCTGGACACTGCGTGGGCTGCAACAAGGTCTTCAGGCGTCTGTCTCGGCGGTATCCTTGCAG GCTCTGTGGAGGCCTGGTTTGCCACGCCTGCTCTGCAGACTATAAGAAGAGAGAGCGTTGCTGCCCAGCCTGTGCCCAGCAGGAAGAAAACCAGGTCACCTGA